In one Serinus canaria isolate serCan28SL12 chromosome 2, serCan2020, whole genome shotgun sequence genomic region, the following are encoded:
- the NXPH1 gene encoding neurexophilin-1, producing MQAVYWYAVLLLQPTLYLVTCANLTNGGKTELLKSGSSKSTLKHIWTESSKDLSISRLLSQTFRGKENDTDLDLRYDAPETYSEQDLWDWLRNSTDLQEPRPRAKRRPIVKTGKFKKMFGWGDFHSNIKTVKLNLLITGKIVDHGNGTFSVYFRHNSTGQGNVSVSLVPPTKIVEFDLAQQTVIDAKDSKSFNCRIEYEKVDKATKNTLCNYDPSKTCYQEQTQSHVSWLCSKPFKVICIYISFYSTDYKLVQKVCPDYNYHSDTPYFPSG from the coding sequence GTTACCTGTGCAAATCTAACAAATGGAGGAAAAACAGAACTTCTAAAATCAGGAAGCTCCAAATCCACACTAAAGCACATATGgacagaaagcagcaaagaCTTGTCCATCAGCCGACTGCTGTCACAGACTTTTCgtggaaaggaaaatgataCAGATTTGGACCTGCGATACGATGCCCCAGAAACTTATTCTGAGCAAGATCTCTGGGACTGGCTGAGGAACTCCACAGATCTGCAAGAGCCTCGGCCCAGAGCAAAGAGACGGCCCATCGTCAAGACTGGgaaatttaagaaaatgtttggCTGGGGAGATTTTCATTCCAACATCAAGACTGTGAAGCTAAATCTGTTAATAACAGGGAAAATCGTTGACCATGGCAATGGGACGTTTAGTGTTTACTTCAGGCATAACTCCACTGGTCAAGGGAATGTATCTGTGAGCCTAGTGCCCCCTACAAAAATAGTGGAATTTGACTTGGCACAACAGACAGTGATTGATGCCAAAGATTCCAAATCCTTTAACTGTCGAATCGAGTACGAAAAGGTTGACAAGGCTACCAAGAATACACTCTGCAACTATGACCCTTCAAAAACCTGTTATCAGGAGCAGACCCAGAGCCACGTGTCATGGCTCTGCTCCAAGCCCTTTAAAGTAATCTGtatttacatttccttttataGTACAGATTATAAACTAGTACAGAAGGTGTGTCCTGATTACAACTACCACAGTGACACACCCTACTTCCCTTCAGGGTGA